In Candidatus Polarisedimenticolia bacterium, the DNA window GCGCACGCCGACCGCGTCATGGGCGGCCTGCTCGAGACGCTCCGGGAGGAAGGAATCCTGGACCGCGTTCTGCTCGTCGTCCTCTCGGACCACGGCGAAGATCTCTGGGACCACGACATGCGGCGCAGCCCGGGACACGGCCACTCCCTTTATGAAGAGCTGCTGCACGTGCCGCTCTTTTTCCGCGCGCCGGGCAAGGTGGCCGCCGGAGCGCGGATTGGCGCGCCCGTCAGCCTGCTCGACGTCGCCCCGACGGTTCTGGCGCTTGCCGGGCTTCCCCCCGATCCGCAGCATCGCGGCAGAAGCCTGGAAAGCGCGCTGCGCGGCGGCGCAGAGCCGGCGCTCGCGCCGATCGCGGCGGAGTCGACTGAGTACGGCCCCGAGCGGTTCTCCCTCAGGCAGGGAAGCTTGAAAGTGATCCTCGCCCCGCGCCCCGAGCAGGCCAATGCCGGGATCGCGATTCCGGGGGTGCGCCCCCTGGAGATCTTCGATCTGGAGGCCGACCCGGCGGAGAAGACCGACCTTTCCTCCACCGCCCACGCCGGCGCGGCCGCCGCGGTGGAGAGCGTGTGGAAGCGGGCCGAGAAGGTGGCCAAGCCGGGGGGCGACGAGAAGGGGGGCCGCCGGCGGCTGCCCGCGGAGCTCGAAGAGCAGCTCCGATCGCTCGGCTACGTGCAATAAGCCGGGCTCATGGGGCGGCGGCGGGCGAGAACGGCCTGAGGATGCGCTGGCGAAGCTGGGCGTGCTCCTCCGGCGTGGCCGCGAAGAGGTCGTGCGGATATCGTCGCGAGGCGGCCATCGAGGCGTAGATGCGGTTCGCGAGCTGGAGATTGAGCGCCAGCCCCGAGAGGTACTCGAGCTTGAGGCTGAGGTCGCGGTTCACCGGCGTCCCCTCGAGCCACTCCCCGAGATCGGCGGCGCGCGTCGCGTAGGAAGCCAGGAGATCGACCGCCGTTCCCAGCCCGACCTCGGCCAGGGAAGCCTGCAGCCGCGGATTCCGGTCGATGCGCTCCTGAACGCCGTCCAGCGCGATGCGGGTCGGCTCGGCCTGACCGAGCAGGACGACGTCGTACCCCGCGCCGCCGGCGCGTGAGTTCCAGACGGTCCCGCCCGGAAAGGCGTCGAAGAAGGTCCGCATCTGGATCTTGACCGCCTCGGCGCTCGTTTCGTACAGCGGCACCCACTGCGTCGCCACGCCCCCGGGGTTGAGCCGCTGCTTCACGATCTCGTAGTACTCCCGCGAAAACAGGATCGAGTTGCCGCGGACCCATGGGTGAATCGGGTCGGAGGTGATGACGTCGAACTTCTCCCGGGTCGTGGCCAGAAAATGGCGCGCGTCGTCCTCGATCACCTCGACGCGCGGGTCGGAGAGCACGGCGTGGTTCGCTTCCGAGAAATAGCCCGACGCGGCCCCCACGACGCGCGGCTCGATCTCGCAGATGACGATCCGGCGGACTTCCGGGTGCACGACGAAGGATCCCGCCGTCACGCCCGCTCCCAGCCCGACGACCAGGACCGAGCCGGGGGAAGGATGCACGAGCGCCGAGAGATGCCCGAGCAGGCGCTGCAGGCGCATGTCGGCGGGGGCGGTGGAGGCCTCCACCTTACCCGCCACGTGGAAGTGGCGGGTCCCGTCGGGAGTGAGGCGCACGGCGACGGTCGAGGTGACGCCTTCCTCGACGTACGGGAAGAGGGCGCGCGGCTGAAATCTCCAGATGTACCTGCCGATCGCCTGAAACTGGCTTGGCAGAGCCGGCATGAGCGCCGCTGCCGCGATCGCCACGGCGACCGCCGTGGGCGCGAGGAGGGCGGCGCGCCGAGATGCTCGCGAACGGCGGTCCGGATGGCCGGCGGCACCGCCGAGCAGGACCAGGCAGGCCGCGAGCGCGGCGACCCCCGAGGCGGCGGCCAGGAGGCGCTGGGAGCATTGCGTTCCCCACCGGGGAATCGCGAACAGGCCGACGCCGAGCGCCCCCGCGACCGCGCCCAGCGTGTTCGCCGCGTAGACGTTGCCGGTCGATCGGCCGGTATCGTCCTGCGCGGCAGCGGCGAGCGCCAGCGGGAAGCTCATTCCCCAGAGGAGCGTCGCCGGCAGCGCGGCCTCCAGGCAGCGCAGCAGGTGGAGCGCGTGGACGATGCCGATCGGCGTGAAGCGCAGCGGCGCGGCGTAGGGAATGAGCCGGGCGATCACGAACGCGGCGTAGAGCAGTGCGGGAGCCAGGAGAAGCTGGCAGCGCGCCAGCAGCTCGACGCTGGAGCGCCCGCGCCGGAGGAGCGACGCCGCCCAGGCGCTGCCGATCGCCAGGCCCGCCAGGAAGACGGCCAGGATGATCGCGAAGGTGTACGTCGTTCCGCCGAAGAGCAGCGCCAGCAGCCTCGTCCATACCACCTGGCTGCCGAGCGCGGTCATTCCGGATAGTCCGGTCACCAGGTAGACGATCCCGATCCGCGGGCCCGCTCGGAGAACTTCCTCCGCCGGACCTCGCTCGGCGTGCGGCGCGCGCCGGGAGGCCCGCCGGGCCAGCCACAAGGCCGTTCCCCCCACCACGAAGTTGAGGGCGGCGGCTACGCCGGTGGCCGTCTCCACGTCCCACCGCGGCAGCAGGTAGAAGCCGGTCAGGCCGCAGCCCAGGACGGCCCCGGCGGTGTTGGCGCCGTAAAGGAGCCCGATCCGGGAGGCCCCGCCCGGTCCGCGCCGGTACCGCCGGGCGATGGCGGGCAGGGTCGCTCCCATCAAAGCGGTCGGCGGCAGAATGAGGACGGCTGCCGCCAGCCCGCGCAACGAGATGTCGAGGATCCCGTAGCCGAACCAGGCGAAGTAGACCGAGCGGACGGCGGGCAGCGCCACCGGCAGGAAGAGCCCGAACAAGCCGATGCCGACCTCCAGCGCCCCGTAGACTCGCAGGGGATGGGTCTCGCCCGGGACGACGCGCGGCAGCAGCACGCTGCCCAGGAACATCCCGCCCATGAAGGTCGCCAGGAGAATCGCCAGCGACAGAGCCGAAGAGCCGATGACCAGGCGCAGAAGATGAATCCAAATCACCTCGTAGATGAGCGCGGCGCAGCCGCTGGCGAGAAAGAGAGCGCCGAGCGCGGCGTTCACTCGTCCTTCGGCATGCGCCGGCATCTCTTCGCCTCTCTTCCATCTCATCGGGTCGTTCCCCGGGGGCGCTCGACGACGACACGGGCGCCGGCGCCGGGCGCGGTGGCTCGCTTCACCGGCCGGGGCCAGGCAAGTCCCGGTAAGGATACCAAGTTACGTTGGGCATTGTGACCGCTCGCCGGAGCGGCCGGAACGGCGGCGCCCGCGGCGGCGGAAATTGCCCTGTGCTATCATCTTGTCTCGCCTTCATGACAGGAACTCCACAGGCTGCTCGTCGATATGGGTCCTGCAAAAACCTGCACGCTTCTTGCCGCCCTCGTGGCGGCGGCGCTCGTGATCCCGGGGTGCCGGAAGGAGGCCAAGTCCTCCCCGCCTCCGGAAGCTGGGCTGGGCGAGAACCTCCCCAAGGGGCCGGAGCGCGGCGGGCTGCTCTTGAACCGCGGCATCCGGTTCCTGGCGGACGGCCAGAACGACGAAGCGATCAAGGTTCTGGAGATGGCGCGGCAGGCCGATCCCTCTGCCGCCCGGATCGCCCTGGAGCTGGGCCGGGCGTACCAGAGGGACGACAAGTTCGAGAAGGCCGAGGCGATCCTCCGCGAGCTCCTCGACGCGCCCGCCACCCGGGCGGAGGACAAGCTCCGCGCCCGCGAGCTTCTGGTCGAGGTCCTGCTCGCCAAGGGGAGCCTGCCCGAGGCGAAGAAGGCCTGCGCGCCGCTCCTCGAAGGGGACGACGTCAGCGCGACCGCGCGGCGGCTCTCCGGCATGATCGCCTATCGCGAAGGGGACGTGGGGCGCGCGGTGGCGGAGCTCAATGAGGCCGCGCGGCTCGCTCCTGCCGACGCGGAGACACGGACGGCGCTGGGCGTGGCGCTCCTGCAGGCGGGCGATCTCCCCGGCGCGGCGGCCGCGCTCGAACAGGCGGAGAAGCTCGATCCCGACTCGCAATCGGCCGTGAGCAACCTGCAAAAAGTCTACGAAAGACAGGGGAAGAAGGCCGAGGCGGAAGCGGCGCGGAAGCGCTTCCAGGAGATCTACGATCGGAAATCGGTGCGCCAGAAGGTCGGCCCGCTGCGCTCGAAGGGAGTGGAGGCTTACAACGCCGGGCGCCTGGACGAGGCCCTGGAGGCGTTCCAGGAGATTCTCAAGATGGCGCCGCGCGATCCGCAGGCGCTGGCGCACGCCGGCAGCGTCTATTTCTCGATGCAGAAGCTCGGCGAGGCGGAAGACTATCTCAAGCGGGCGCTCGACGTCCGTCCCGACGATGACTTCGCCCTCACCCAGATGGCCCGAATCCGCGCGCTGCGGGACGATCTTCCGGGAGCCATCGATCTCCTCCAGCGCGCCGCCCGCAGCAACCCGGAGTCTCCCGAGCCTCACTACTTCCTCGCCGGGATCTACTACGCGCAAGGGAGCAAGGGGGATTTCCTGCGGGAAAAGGCGGCGTTCGAGCGTCTGAGGATCAACACTCCCATGCCGGGGGTCATGGAGCTTCCGGAGGTTTCCGGCAAGTGAGGCGGCTGCTCACTCTCCTGGCGATCGCCCTGGCGCTGGGAGGATGCCGCGGCGGCGATCCTTCACCGGCCCAGCCGGTCGCGCGGGCAGCCCCTCCCGTTTCGGTCATCCGCTTCGCCGACGGGGCGTCCCGCGCCGGCATCGTTTTCGTCCACCGCAACGGCGCGACCGGCCAGAAATACATGCCCGAGACCCTGGGATCCGGGGTCTGCCTCCTCGATTACGACTCCGACGGCTGGCTTGACGCCTACTTCGTTCAGAGCGGGGCGCTGCCGGTGGATCCGGCGCGCGCGGGCCGCGCCGGCTCGGTCCTGTACCGCAATCGGGGTGACGGCACGTTCGAGGACGTCACCGCCCGGGCCGGGTTGGGAGGAAGCGGCTACGGCATGGGGTGCACCGCGGCTGACATCGAGAACGACGGCGACCCCGATCTGTACGTGACGGCTTTCGGAAAGAACCGCCTTTATCGCAACAACGGCGACGGAACCTTCACCGATGTCACCGATTTCGCCGGGGTCGGCAAAGATACCTGGAGCGCCAGCGCCGCCTTCGGAGACTACGACGGCGACGGCCTTCCCGACCTGTACGTCACGACCTACGTGGATTTCACGCTCGACCACAACGTCTATTGCGGCGAGAAGAAGCCCGGCTACCGGAGCTACTGCCATCCCCAGAACTTCCGGGCCCTGCCCGACGTCCTGTACCACAACGAGGGCGGGGGAAAGTTCCGCGACGCGAGCGCGGCGGCGCGCCTCGACGACGTGACGGGCAAGGGGCTGGGTGTCGTCTGGGGGGACTTCGACAACGACGGCCGCGAGGACCTCTACGTGGCGAACGATTCCACGCCCAACTTCCTGTATCACAATCGCGGCGACGGCACCTTCGAGGAGGTCGGGCAGAGAGCGGGAGTGGCGCTCGGGGAAAACGGCCTGCCGCGCGCCGGCATGGGGATCGGGGTGGCGGACTGCGACGGCAACGGCCGGCAGGACCTGTTCGTGACGAACCTGTCCGAGGAGAACAACTCGCTTTACCGCAACGTCGGAGATCTTCTCTTCAACGACGAGTCCTACGCTTCGGGCCTGGGCGCCGTCAGCCTCCTGTTCCTCGGCTTCGGCGCCAGCTTCTTCGACGCCGACGGCGACGGCGACTTCGATCTGGCCGTCGCCAACGGGCACATCCTTGACAACGTCGAGCTGTATTCCGACACCATCACCTTCGAGCAGACGCCGTTCTTCTTCGAGGCGCTGGGCGGCTGCCGCTTCCGCGACATCTCCGCGCAAGCCGGCGATTACTTCCGGAGGCGGGACGTGGGACGCGGCACCGCCGTGGGAGACCTGGACAACGACGGCGACCCCGATCTGGTGATCAGCTCGAACAACCGTCCGGCCCATCTCCTGTGGAACGAGTCGGAGCGCGCCTCCCATCGCCTGTCGCTTCGCCTCGTGGGGCGAAAAGGCAGGGACGGACTCGGAGCCCGGGTCGAGGTGACGGCCGGCGGAGCCCGCCAGATGCAGGAGGTGCGCAGCGCCTCGAGCTACCTCAGTCAGGGCGAGACGGCGCTGCACTTCGGACTGGGAGCGCAGCCGGCCGCGGACAAGGTGCGCGTTCTGTGGCCCGGCGGGCGGGAGCAGGATTACGGAAGGCTCCAGGGCGATCGCTTCTACGTGTTGCGGGAGGGAGAGCCGGCGGGGGAGGGGATCTTGCCGGGGAAGCCGAGACGGTAAGTCCGGGCAAAGGCGGCGATCAGGGGAAGGGCTCGGCGGCGGCCGCCTCCGCCGACACCGGGAAGGAGCGCTCGGGCAGGCCGCGCACGGTGATCCCTTCCACGACGTAGTAGTATCGGTGCCCTTGCGGCGCGGAGGCGTCCTGGTAGACGTAATCGGTCTCTTCACGGCTGTCCCCGCCGCTCGGCAGCGTCACGGGGTTGATCCGCAGGAAAGGGCCGCCGGGCGCCGCGCTGCGGTAGACGTTCCAGCCGAGCAGGTCGGTTTCGGCCGACGTCGACCACTGCAGCGTGACTCCGCCGGCCGCGGGAAGGGCCGCGAAGGAAGAGAGATCGTAAGGGAACAAGGGATCGATCTCGGCGGCGAAATGGAACCGGCCCGGGGTGCCGCCGGTCGAGGGATTCCGGACGATCATCATCGCCTCGGCCACCCCGCGCCACGGGATGCCGGCCTGCGCCCGCCCCGAGGCGTCGGGCTCCATCTCCACAAGGTACGGCTGGCGGTTTCCCCCCGCGGGGGTGATGACGAGATCGGCCTCCAGTCGCGCCGGCGCCTCCGCTTCGAAACGGACCTGAAGGCCTCCCCGGCTCCCATCTCCCACGAAGCGATAGACCGCCGCACCGAGAGGCTCCACGCTCTCGCTTCCGGCCGATGCCGCGGGAAAGACCTCATGGGTCGCCCGGGGGACGAGGGGCGGGAAGAGAGACCCGAGCCGGAAGTGCTCGCCGTCGTCGCGCGGTCCGGTGAACAGCGCCCATCGCGTGAACTCGCGAAACGCGCCCGACAAGCCGTCTCCGCCGTTTCTCCGGAGAATCTCGTCGAGGAGGGCGGAAAGGGGATCGGCGCCGCGAACCGATTGCTCCTGCCAGATCTGCCGGACCGCCGGCACGTCGCCCTCGCGGCGCTCCGCCAGAAAAGAGACCCACAGGGAGTTGCCGCGCGCCAGCAGCAGGGAGTCGCCGACGAGCGACCGGTCGAGCCGCTCCAGACGCCGCGACATGGCGTCGCGCAGCAACGAGGGATCTCCGGTGACGCTGCTTTCCAGCCAGGAAGCGGTCGCCTCGGACCACCAGGCGGGCGCGCGGGTCGAAAGGGCGAGGAGGCTGGCGTGAGCGAACTGGTGGACGACGGCCGACTCGAGCCGGGCCGGGTCGCTCTTCGCGTCGATCAGGATGTGACTGGAAGCGTCGTCGGCGGGGGTCCCGGGGATCTCGCGATCCAGCGCCGTGAAGCCGCCGCGCCCCGTCCCGAGATTCACGAGATAGACGTCGTACTGGCTCGCCCGCGGTCCCGGCACGGGAAGCGGCCATCCCATCCGGGCGCTCAGGATTTCCGCGGCGCGCGCCAGGGCCGCCTCCACGCGGTCGACCGGATCGGGCGTGCCGTTCAGGTCAGCGTCGGCGCCTTCGATGGCATCGGGGGAGAGGGCGTCCACGGTATAGTGGATGACGAAACGGCCGTCCCGGCTTTGGTGAATCGCCTCCTGGGAAAGCGACGGGCGGAAGCTCAGGGCGCGCAGCGACTCGCGCAGCGGGAAGGGGAGGCTCTCCCGATGCCGTCGCAGCTCGAGGAGGAGTGGAGAGACGCAGGCGATGGGAAGCGGCCTGCCGGCGAGCAGGAGGTCGAGGGTCCTCCCCATCCCGTCCCCTTTGCGCTGCAGACCTGGCGGGCCGGGAGCGCTGAGCGATTCCTTGATGAACTCCGAGATCCGGAGATCGCCGTCGCCGGACGCCGAGAAAGCCGCCGGCGCCAGCAGCGACAGGGAGATCCAGAGGACGAGGATATTCCGTGCTCTCAGCTTCACTCCAAATGCTCCTCGGGTCGGGGTAATCCCCGTAAATATAGAACGGGACTGGCCTTCCGTCAAGAAACGAGTCGAGCGAAACAGGCTCAGGCCGCGGCCCATCCCCCGGACGGCATCGAGGCGACTCCGTTGATTTCAAAAACGTCATGAAGAACTCCGCGAAGCGCCGGCTTCATGCGGTGCTGTTCGGCGCGCTTCTGGCTCTGTTCCTGATCCAGGGCCTCTGGTTCATCCGCGCCAATTCCCAGACCAGCGACGAAGCGGTGCATCTCACGGCCGGCTATTCCTATCTGGCCCGCCGCGATTTCCGCCTGAACCCGGAGCATCCCCCCTTGATCAAGGAGCTGTGCGCGCTGCCTCTCACCTTTCTCTACCGCCTTCCCTTCCAGCCCGACGCGCGC includes these proteins:
- a CDS encoding tetratricopeptide repeat protein; amino-acid sequence: MGPAKTCTLLAALVAAALVIPGCRKEAKSSPPPEAGLGENLPKGPERGGLLLNRGIRFLADGQNDEAIKVLEMARQADPSAARIALELGRAYQRDDKFEKAEAILRELLDAPATRAEDKLRARELLVEVLLAKGSLPEAKKACAPLLEGDDVSATARRLSGMIAYREGDVGRAVAELNEAARLAPADAETRTALGVALLQAGDLPGAAAALEQAEKLDPDSQSAVSNLQKVYERQGKKAEAEAARKRFQEIYDRKSVRQKVGPLRSKGVEAYNAGRLDEALEAFQEILKMAPRDPQALAHAGSVYFSMQKLGEAEDYLKRALDVRPDDDFALTQMARIRALRDDLPGAIDLLQRAARSNPESPEPHYFLAGIYYAQGSKGDFLREKAAFERLRINTPMPGVMELPEVSGK
- a CDS encoding CRTAC1 family protein, with translation MRRLLTLLAIALALGGCRGGDPSPAQPVARAAPPVSVIRFADGASRAGIVFVHRNGATGQKYMPETLGSGVCLLDYDSDGWLDAYFVQSGALPVDPARAGRAGSVLYRNRGDGTFEDVTARAGLGGSGYGMGCTAADIENDGDPDLYVTAFGKNRLYRNNGDGTFTDVTDFAGVGKDTWSASAAFGDYDGDGLPDLYVTTYVDFTLDHNVYCGEKKPGYRSYCHPQNFRALPDVLYHNEGGGKFRDASAAARLDDVTGKGLGVVWGDFDNDGREDLYVANDSTPNFLYHNRGDGTFEEVGQRAGVALGENGLPRAGMGIGVADCDGNGRQDLFVTNLSEENNSLYRNVGDLLFNDESYASGLGAVSLLFLGFGASFFDADGDGDFDLAVANGHILDNVELYSDTITFEQTPFFFEALGGCRFRDISAQAGDYFRRRDVGRGTAVGDLDNDGDPDLVISSNNRPAHLLWNESERASHRLSLRLVGRKGRDGLGARVEVTAGGARQMQEVRSASSYLSQGETALHFGLGAQPAADKVRVLWPGGREQDYGRLQGDRFYVLREGEPAGEGILPGKPRR
- a CDS encoding fused MFS/spermidine synthase, producing the protein MRWKRGEEMPAHAEGRVNAALGALFLASGCAALIYEVIWIHLLRLVIGSSALSLAILLATFMGGMFLGSVLLPRVVPGETHPLRVYGALEVGIGLFGLFLPVALPAVRSVYFAWFGYGILDISLRGLAAAVLILPPTALMGATLPAIARRYRRGPGGASRIGLLYGANTAGAVLGCGLTGFYLLPRWDVETATGVAAALNFVVGGTALWLARRASRRAPHAERGPAEEVLRAGPRIGIVYLVTGLSGMTALGSQVVWTRLLALLFGGTTYTFAIILAVFLAGLAIGSAWAASLLRRGRSSVELLARCQLLLAPALLYAAFVIARLIPYAAPLRFTPIGIVHALHLLRCLEAALPATLLWGMSFPLALAAAAQDDTGRSTGNVYAANTLGAVAGALGVGLFAIPRWGTQCSQRLLAAASGVAALAACLVLLGGAAGHPDRRSRASRRAALLAPTAVAVAIAAAALMPALPSQFQAIGRYIWRFQPRALFPYVEEGVTSTVAVRLTPDGTRHFHVAGKVEASTAPADMRLQRLLGHLSALVHPSPGSVLVVGLGAGVTAGSFVVHPEVRRIVICEIEPRVVGAASGYFSEANHAVLSDPRVEVIEDDARHFLATTREKFDVITSDPIHPWVRGNSILFSREYYEIVKQRLNPGGVATQWVPLYETSAEAVKIQMRTFFDAFPGGTVWNSRAGGAGYDVVLLGQAEPTRIALDGVQERIDRNPRLQASLAEVGLGTAVDLLASYATRAADLGEWLEGTPVNRDLSLKLEYLSGLALNLQLANRIYASMAASRRYPHDLFAATPEEHAQLRQRILRPFSPAAAP